In Tepidanaerobacter syntrophicus, the following are encoded in one genomic region:
- the rseP gene encoding RIP metalloprotease RseP, whose amino-acid sequence MEILLTLIPTIIVLGALIFFHEFGHFIVAKLSGIKVNEFSMGFGPQILKIKGKETDYFIRLLPLGGYVKMEGEDAATSDPRAFNNKPPLTRLAVILAGPLMNFLIAAILLSAISFSSGIATTQVTVIPGEPAAEAGIRDGDVIYAVDGIKVNSWEDVVDRISNRPKEQVEITVSRNNTLITYNVTAKEDPDTKRGIIGIKTVVVKHSLSRSLQFGIQKTFWITKMILVGLAQMLTGKAAVDVVGPVGIFQIVEEAAKNGIFQVMYIAALISINLGLFNIFPIPALDGGRCVFIILEILRGRPIDLEKEGFIHFIGFVILMIFMIIVLFKDISKLDLIKWIK is encoded by the coding sequence GTGGAAATATTGTTAACTCTTATTCCGACAATAATAGTTCTGGGAGCGCTTATTTTTTTTCATGAATTTGGACACTTTATAGTTGCAAAGCTTTCAGGTATAAAGGTCAACGAATTCAGTATGGGATTCGGACCTCAAATTTTGAAAATTAAAGGTAAAGAGACTGATTACTTCATAAGATTATTGCCTTTGGGCGGCTATGTTAAAATGGAAGGTGAAGATGCTGCTACCAGCGACCCCCGCGCTTTCAACAATAAGCCGCCACTTACAAGATTAGCTGTTATTTTGGCAGGCCCCCTAATGAATTTTCTTATTGCCGCTATCTTGCTTTCTGCTATAAGTTTTTCTTCAGGAATTGCAACAACGCAGGTTACTGTCATTCCCGGCGAGCCTGCTGCAGAAGCCGGGATACGCGACGGAGACGTAATTTATGCCGTTGACGGCATTAAAGTAAATTCATGGGAAGATGTAGTCGATAGAATAAGCAATAGGCCAAAAGAACAAGTAGAAATAACAGTCTCTAGAAACAATACCCTTATAACATATAATGTAACGGCAAAAGAAGATCCCGACACAAAAAGAGGTATAATAGGGATTAAAACAGTTGTTGTAAAACACTCTTTGAGCCGCAGTCTTCAATTTGGAATTCAGAAAACCTTTTGGATAACTAAAATGATATTAGTCGGTCTAGCTCAGATGTTAACAGGTAAAGCAGCGGTTGACGTGGTAGGGCCTGTTGGTATCTTCCAAATAGTAGAAGAAGCTGCGAAGAATGGAATTTTTCAGGTTATGTACATTGCGGCTCTCATAAGTATAAATCTGGGACTATTTAATATTTTTCCTATTCCTGCCCTTGACGGCGGCAGATGCGTATTTATTATATTAGAAATTTTAAGAGGCAGGCCGATAGATTTAGAAAAAGAGGGGTTTATACATTTTATAGGTTTTGTAATTTTGATGATTTTTATGATAATAGTTTTGTTTAAAGACATTAGTAAGCTCGATTTAATCAAGTGGATAAAGTAA
- a CDS encoding PolC-type DNA polymerase III, producing MIKIKNIFTEQDLDIFNFEEKKLLDNILLENVTVSKENKDLKLSILAESELTESILSKLKQLIFKHLPATGKIELGFTKLNSQNKFQILITKIWDKLLERVFLKAPAAQMWLLDSYWELDEKRINIYVEPGGAEFLKERKVSSLIEHYLANSGIPLKVSFKEIPSNGRKKDTYDINEEEKEIIESILRQNSERSGYEKSSVDLVSNGVTGQYSSILLGKKIEERPIPIGENITENSNITFMGEIFNIEKRELRNRTLLLTFGLTDYTGSIPVKIFLSEKQKSLEQAIKEGMWVKVRGKIEISKYTQEHELVPLDINIDDKPERVDTSPEKRVELHLHTRYSSMDALCSPESVLKTVKKWGHKAVAFTDHGVLQSFPEVYSVSKKLGIKPIYGVEAYIFDDENPVMAQPPDKMIKDTVFVVTDIETTGLCFDGDEIIEIGAVKVINNEIIDRFSSFVKPKHPVPPNIVNLTGITNEMLESAEPIEKVLPQFIDFLGNAVFVAHNADFDSGFIRRDAERLGLSFKNGVLDTLALARIILSKLKNHRLDTIAKDLNIGMGSHHRAVDDANTAALILKELLGRVNEAGINNLSKINDIYKLQKGTVTLSSYHAIIQVKSNEGLKNLYRLVSMSHLNFFYRHPRIPKSLLKRYRDGLIIGSGCQAGELYQSLLHFDDPAKIERIAEFYDFLEIQPLQNNMFLIDGEYVSGIERLGNINRAICDLGKKLNKPVVMTGDVHFLNPQDEIFRKILLNAQGFQDADKESKLYLRTTDEMLNECQYLGEKTAYEVVVENPNIIANEIADDIVPFPEGLYPPKIDGAEEEIIEMTYRQAKQIYGEELPQIVEDRLKHELDSIVNNGYAVIYLIAHKLVKKSMEDGYLVGSRGSVGSSLVATMCQITEVNPLPPHYICPKCKLSIFEEDKNDITGPDLPDINCPKCGTPMRKEGFNIPFEVFMGFEGDKIPDIDLNFSGEYQSKAHKYVEELFGEHHVFRAGTISTVAQKTAFGFVRAYLEEKNVQLPNIELTRLSEGITGVKRTTGQHPGGIIVVPKDKEIFEFTPIQHPADDKGSGVITTHFEYHSISDRLLKLDLLGHDDPTVIKMLEEETGVNVRKIPLDDPATLKIFSSLESLGLDPKVLGTTVGTLGVPEFGTKFVRQMLEDTRPTTFSELVRISGLSHGTDVWLNNAQNIIKSRIATLKDVIATRDDIMIYLINNGVNAKIAFSIMEDVRKGRGLKPEYEKILSENKNVNSWFIDSCKKIRYLFPKAHAVAYVIMAFRIAYFKVHYPEAFYATYFTVKADDFDAELILQGPKKIREKMAEIERNEKEATAKEKNLFTILEVANEMYARGIQFAQIDLYKSDVKRFKITEAGILPPLKSLQGLGITAAQNIERERRKGRFTSIDDLQRRARITKNVVQILRQNGVLANLQETDQISLF from the coding sequence ATGATTAAAATTAAGAATATATTTACCGAGCAGGATTTAGACATTTTTAATTTTGAAGAAAAAAAACTGCTTGATAACATATTGTTAGAAAATGTAACAGTTTCTAAGGAAAATAAGGACCTAAAATTGTCTATACTTGCAGAATCAGAACTAACTGAAAGCATATTATCAAAACTCAAACAACTAATATTCAAACATTTGCCAGCTACTGGCAAAATAGAACTTGGTTTTACTAAACTTAATTCCCAAAATAAGTTCCAAATACTTATTACAAAGATATGGGATAAATTGTTAGAGCGCGTTTTTCTCAAAGCTCCTGCGGCGCAAATGTGGCTATTGGACAGTTATTGGGAATTAGACGAAAAGCGAATAAATATTTATGTAGAACCCGGTGGTGCTGAATTTTTAAAAGAACGCAAGGTTTCTTCATTGATAGAGCATTACCTTGCAAATTCCGGTATTCCATTAAAGGTTTCTTTCAAAGAAATTCCATCTAATGGTAGAAAAAAAGATACATATGATATAAATGAAGAAGAAAAAGAAATAATCGAATCAATCTTAAGGCAGAATAGTGAAAGAAGCGGCTATGAAAAATCATCAGTTGATTTAGTTTCTAACGGGGTAACAGGTCAATATTCATCTATTTTACTGGGTAAAAAAATCGAAGAAAGGCCGATTCCTATAGGCGAAAATATTACTGAAAATAGTAATATAACCTTTATGGGAGAAATCTTTAATATTGAAAAGCGAGAGCTTAGAAATAGGACACTTCTTCTTACCTTTGGATTAACTGATTATACAGGCTCAATTCCGGTAAAGATTTTTCTGTCCGAGAAGCAAAAATCTTTAGAGCAGGCCATTAAAGAGGGTATGTGGGTTAAGGTAAGAGGCAAGATTGAAATTAGCAAATATACTCAAGAGCATGAACTAGTCCCACTTGATATTAATATTGACGATAAACCTGAAAGAGTAGATACGAGCCCTGAAAAGAGAGTGGAATTACACTTACATACACGGTATAGTTCTATGGATGCCTTATGTTCTCCGGAATCGGTATTAAAAACAGTCAAAAAATGGGGACATAAGGCAGTTGCTTTTACAGATCACGGAGTACTTCAGTCCTTTCCTGAAGTATATTCTGTTTCGAAAAAGCTTGGCATAAAGCCGATTTACGGAGTAGAAGCCTATATATTTGATGATGAAAACCCGGTTATGGCTCAACCTCCGGATAAAATGATAAAGGATACGGTTTTTGTTGTTACTGACATCGAAACAACCGGTCTTTGCTTTGACGGAGACGAAATAATAGAAATCGGAGCAGTTAAAGTTATTAATAATGAAATCATCGACAGGTTCAGTTCATTTGTTAAGCCGAAGCATCCGGTTCCGCCAAATATTGTAAATTTAACAGGTATTACCAACGAAATGTTAGAGTCTGCAGAGCCTATAGAAAAAGTTTTGCCTCAATTTATAGATTTTCTCGGTAATGCAGTTTTTGTAGCCCATAATGCCGATTTTGACTCTGGATTTATCCGCAGAGATGCCGAAAGGCTCGGACTATCTTTTAAGAACGGTGTATTGGATACTCTAGCTCTTGCCAGGATTATCCTTTCAAAATTAAAAAACCATAGACTTGATACCATCGCAAAGGATCTTAATATAGGGATGGGCTCTCATCATAGAGCAGTGGATGACGCAAACACAGCAGCTCTCATATTAAAAGAACTGCTGGGTCGGGTGAATGAAGCCGGTATAAATAATCTTTCAAAGATAAATGATATCTATAAGCTGCAAAAAGGAACGGTAACCCTAAGCTCATATCATGCAATTATTCAAGTAAAAAGCAATGAAGGCTTAAAAAATTTATATCGACTTGTCTCTATGTCTCATTTGAACTTTTTTTACAGACATCCCCGAATACCAAAATCGTTACTTAAGCGTTATCGAGATGGGTTAATAATTGGAAGTGGATGTCAGGCAGGTGAACTTTATCAATCTCTGCTTCATTTCGATGATCCTGCTAAAATCGAAAGAATAGCTGAGTTCTATGATTTTTTAGAGATTCAGCCTCTCCAAAATAATATGTTTTTAATTGACGGAGAATATGTAAGTGGAATAGAAAGATTAGGAAATATAAACCGAGCAATATGCGATCTTGGGAAAAAATTAAATAAACCCGTTGTCATGACAGGCGATGTACACTTTTTAAATCCGCAAGATGAGATATTTAGAAAAATTCTCTTAAATGCTCAGGGTTTTCAAGATGCTGATAAAGAATCAAAACTGTATTTACGCACTACAGATGAAATGCTAAATGAATGCCAATACTTAGGGGAGAAAACAGCCTACGAAGTAGTTGTTGAAAATCCAAATATTATAGCTAATGAGATTGCAGATGATATAGTTCCTTTTCCCGAGGGTCTTTATCCGCCTAAAATAGATGGCGCTGAAGAAGAAATAATAGAAATGACTTATCGGCAAGCAAAGCAAATTTATGGCGAAGAATTGCCGCAAATTGTCGAAGATCGGCTAAAGCATGAATTAGATTCAATAGTCAATAACGGCTATGCTGTGATATATCTTATTGCGCACAAATTAGTGAAAAAATCTATGGAAGATGGTTATCTTGTGGGCTCAAGAGGTTCTGTAGGTTCCTCTTTGGTTGCGACCATGTGCCAAATTACTGAGGTAAACCCCCTGCCCCCTCACTATATATGTCCAAAATGCAAGCTGTCGATCTTTGAAGAAGATAAAAATGACATAACAGGTCCTGACTTACCTGATATTAATTGTCCTAAATGTGGAACGCCTATGAGAAAAGAAGGTTTTAACATCCCCTTCGAAGTTTTTATGGGCTTTGAAGGCGATAAAATTCCCGACATAGATTTGAACTTTTCCGGAGAGTATCAGTCAAAGGCGCATAAATATGTAGAAGAGTTATTCGGCGAACATCATGTTTTTAGGGCAGGCACGATCTCAACAGTTGCACAAAAAACTGCTTTTGGCTTTGTAAGGGCTTATCTGGAAGAAAAAAATGTTCAGCTGCCTAATATTGAGTTAACAAGGCTTTCAGAAGGAATTACAGGCGTCAAAAGAACAACCGGCCAACATCCCGGAGGAATTATAGTAGTTCCAAAAGACAAGGAGATTTTTGAATTTACACCGATTCAACATCCTGCAGACGATAAGGGGTCGGGGGTCATTACAACTCACTTTGAATATCATTCTATAAGCGACAGACTTTTAAAGCTTGATTTACTGGGCCATGATGATCCTACGGTAATTAAAATGCTCGAAGAAGAAACAGGCGTAAATGTGCGCAAGATTCCTCTTGATGATCCTGCAACTTTAAAAATATTTTCTTCCTTAGAGTCACTAGGCCTAGATCCAAAGGTTTTAGGAACTACTGTGGGAACTTTAGGGGTACCGGAATTCGGCACTAAGTTTGTAAGACAAATGTTGGAAGATACCAGGCCGACAACTTTTTCTGAATTGGTGCGAATAAGCGGATTGTCCCACGGCACGGATGTGTGGCTCAATAACGCACAAAATATAATAAAAAGCCGGATAGCCACTTTAAAGGATGTAATTGCTACAAGAGACGACATAATGATTTACTTAATCAATAATGGCGTTAATGCAAAAATCGCCTTTAGTATTATGGAAGACGTAAGAAAAGGGAGAGGCTTAAAGCCCGAATATGAAAAAATTTTAAGCGAAAATAAAAATGTAAATAGCTGGTTTATTGACTCTTGTAAGAAGATAAGGTACCTTTTTCCTAAGGCCCATGCCGTTGCATATGTAATAATGGCATTTAGGATAGCCTATTTTAAAGTGCATTACCCCGAGGCATTTTATGCTACTTATTTTACCGTTAAAGCAGATGATTTTGATGCTGAACTTATATTACAGGGTCCTAAGAAAATCAGAGAAAAGATGGCTGAAATTGAGAGAAACGAAAAGGAAGCAACAGCAAAAGAGAAAAACCTCTTTACGATTTTAGAAGTTGCAAATGAAATGTATGCACGAGGTATACAATTTGCTCAGATAGATCTATATAAGTCGGATGTAAAGAGATTTAAAATAACAGAAGCCGGAATACTGCCGCCTTTAAAATCACTGCAAGGCTTAGGAATTACTGCAGCGCAAAATATAGAAAGAGAAAGGCGGAAAGGAAGATTTACATCAATAGATGATCTTCAGCGAAGGGCGAGAATAACAAAAAATGTTGTTCAGATTTTAAGGCAAAACGGGGTGCTGGCTAATTTACAGGAAACGGACCAAATAAGCTTGTTTTAA
- a CDS encoding phosphatidate cytidylyltransferase codes for MLTRIISAVIGILLLGYIINTGNWIFYLGIYILNLCALYELSNAFKQKGISINLVLDAAVAAILLYFANFSVDFDFILAYFAIILIIIITFLYNLLNNNKKSLTDSVFSIFSFAYTSFLFMCIILVRNLPNGTILTWWIFITIWACDTGAFFIGIVFGKRLLAPTISPKKTLEGSMGGILFSVLACAIFAKYFIPEAAMVYVIALGFLISLFSQAGDLAASLIKRYCNLKDFSNIIPGHGGVLDRLDSALFSFPVAYIYILFILQKGGF; via the coding sequence ATGCTTACAAGAATTATCAGCGCTGTTATTGGAATACTGCTTTTAGGATACATAATAAATACAGGCAACTGGATATTTTATCTTGGCATCTATATATTAAACTTATGCGCACTTTATGAGCTAAGCAATGCCTTTAAACAAAAAGGCATCAGCATAAATCTTGTTTTAGATGCTGCTGTAGCCGCAATATTACTTTATTTTGCTAATTTTTCGGTAGACTTTGATTTTATTTTGGCGTATTTTGCTATAATTTTGATTATTATTATAACATTTCTATATAATCTGCTCAACAATAATAAAAAGTCTTTGACTGATTCTGTTTTTAGTATTTTTTCTTTTGCATATACATCCTTTTTGTTTATGTGTATTATTTTAGTTAGAAATCTTCCGAATGGAACAATTCTTACTTGGTGGATATTCATTACAATCTGGGCATGTGATACCGGTGCATTTTTTATAGGAATTGTGTTTGGAAAAAGACTGTTAGCCCCTACTATTAGTCCAAAAAAAACTTTAGAAGGAAGTATGGGTGGCATTTTATTTAGTGTGCTTGCGTGTGCCATTTTTGCTAAGTATTTTATACCCGAAGCAGCTATGGTTTACGTAATTGCATTGGGCTTTTTGATCTCACTTTTCTCGCAAGCCGGTGATCTGGCAGCTTCCTTAATTAAGCGCTATTGCAATTTAAAGGATTTTTCCAATATAATTCCCGGTCACGGTGGAGTGCTTGATAGACTTGACAGTGCCCTGTTTTCCTTTCCCGTAGCATATATTTATATTTTGTTCATACTTCAAAAGGGTGGTTTTTGA
- the ytvI gene encoding sporulation integral membrane protein YtvI codes for MKTKSPYAPIIMLILAVIISAFLIILSFRHLLPLVIAVIFAIIIDTPVSFVEKKTGFSRGVVTIIFLTLLFCGLGYLLFVMAARFVFELARLINLLPMQREYFNSIFDKILQSIGKFSSSIPDEVITYLKANVDQILLMITNKISEYYSFLVDKIWLVPNLFINIFFVIIFVFLFTYFLTKDKNKIIESIKNLFPEQIQERVRSVQIEIILSFFRLIKAQIILVMISTIITIAGFYILKVDYALILGLICGLLDLVPIFGPSLIFIPWIIFSVIVNKIGFAVSLLILYIVVLGTRQVLQAKIIGQNLNVDPMLTLISIYFGIEFLGWIGLFIGPLVVVVVRALIHSGIIPPLNKSTKKV; via the coding sequence ATGAAAACAAAAAGTCCGTATGCGCCTATAATCATGCTGATTTTAGCTGTAATAATAAGCGCGTTTTTGATTATCTTATCTTTCAGGCACTTACTTCCTTTAGTTATTGCTGTAATTTTTGCTATAATAATTGATACACCGGTGAGTTTTGTTGAAAAAAAGACAGGTTTTTCTCGGGGAGTAGTTACGATAATCTTTCTTACTCTTTTATTCTGTGGATTAGGCTATCTTTTATTTGTAATGGCTGCACGTTTTGTTTTCGAGCTTGCGCGGCTGATAAATTTACTGCCTATGCAGCGGGAATATTTCAATTCGATCTTTGATAAAATATTACAATCCATAGGTAAGTTTTCATCAAGTATACCCGATGAAGTCATAACTTATTTAAAGGCTAATGTAGATCAAATATTATTAATGATCACTAACAAAATATCTGAGTACTACAGTTTCTTAGTTGATAAGATATGGCTTGTTCCAAATTTATTTATTAATATTTTCTTCGTAATAATTTTTGTATTTTTGTTTACTTATTTTCTTACCAAAGACAAAAATAAAATCATTGAATCAATAAAGAATCTTTTTCCTGAGCAAATTCAGGAAAGGGTGCGTTCTGTACAAATTGAGATTATTTTATCGTTTTTTCGTTTGATAAAAGCGCAGATAATACTAGTCATGATTTCTACTATAATTACTATTGCAGGTTTTTACATTTTAAAGGTGGACTATGCGCTGATTTTAGGATTGATTTGTGGGCTATTAGACCTTGTACCTATATTTGGACCAAGCTTGATATTTATACCATGGATAATTTTTTCAGTGATAGTAAATAAAATAGGTTTTGCTGTAAGCTTGCTTATATTATATATTGTGGTACTTGGAACGAGGCAGGTCCTGCAAGCGAAAATTATAGGACAAAACCTGAATGTTGACCCTATGCTAACTTTAATTTCCATATATTTTGGTATAGAATTTTTGGGCTGGATAGGCTTGTTTATAGGCCCTCTTGTTGTAGTAGTAGTAAGAGCATTGATTCATTCAGGGATAATACCTCCATTAAATAAGTCTACAAAAAAAGTTTAA
- the ispG gene encoding flavodoxin-dependent (E)-4-hydroxy-3-methylbut-2-enyl-diphosphate synthase — protein sequence MKKRRKTRKITVGNTAVGGDSPISVQSMTNTKTYDIENTVSQILKLEDAGCDIIRVAVPDEDSAIAISKIKSQVHIPIVADIQFDHRLAIESIKYGADAIRINPGNIGSKNKIKQVVDYAKDYKIPIRIGINSGSVEKDLIQKYGRPSAEAMVESALRHINILEDMNFSDIVLSLKSSDVISGIMAYEMIADKTDYPLHLGITEAGTFMAGTVKSAIGLGVLLYEGIGDTIRVSLTGEPLDEVRVGIEILKSLNLKEYGVTLISCPTCARTEIDLINIAKKVEEQLSSIKQPLKVAVMGCIVNGPGEAKEADIGIAGGKKRVAIFKKGEIIKTVPEEDAVSELMHEIYDIINS from the coding sequence ATGAAAAAAAGGCGTAAGACGAGAAAGATTACAGTAGGTAACACAGCAGTTGGCGGTGACTCTCCTATAAGTGTTCAGTCTATGACCAATACAAAGACATATGATATAGAAAATACTGTATCTCAAATATTAAAGCTTGAAGATGCCGGTTGTGATATAATCCGTGTTGCAGTTCCAGATGAAGATAGCGCAATTGCGATTTCTAAGATAAAAAGTCAAGTTCATATACCTATTGTGGCCGATATTCAATTTGACCACAGACTTGCTATTGAATCTATTAAGTACGGGGCAGATGCAATACGTATAAATCCCGGCAACATTGGCAGTAAGAATAAAATAAAACAAGTTGTGGATTATGCAAAAGATTACAAAATTCCGATAAGAATAGGGATTAATTCCGGCTCTGTAGAAAAAGACTTAATTCAAAAATACGGCAGGCCAAGCGCTGAAGCAATGGTCGAAAGTGCTCTAAGGCATATTAATATTCTTGAAGATATGAATTTTAGCGATATAGTTCTTTCACTAAAATCTTCTGATGTTATATCCGGCATCATGGCTTATGAAATGATAGCCGATAAAACCGATTATCCTCTTCATTTAGGTATTACAGAGGCAGGAACTTTTATGGCAGGCACTGTAAAATCTGCAATAGGTTTAGGAGTTTTATTATACGAAGGAATTGGCGATACTATACGAGTATCTTTGACCGGTGAGCCTTTGGACGAGGTTAGGGTCGGTATTGAAATATTAAAAAGTCTGAATTTAAAGGAGTATGGAGTAACATTAATATCTTGCCCTACATGTGCTAGAACAGAGATTGACTTAATTAATATAGCAAAAAAAGTAGAGGAACAATTATCTTCTATTAAACAGCCTCTGAAAGTTGCGGTTATGGGTTGCATAGTAAACGGGCCGGGCGAAGCGAAGGAAGCTGATATAGGGATTGCAGGAGGTAAAAAAAGGGTTGCAATATTTAAAAAAGGTGAGATAATAAAAACTGTGCCGGAGGAAGATGCAGTTTCAGAACTTATGCATGAAATATATGATATTATTAATTCATGA
- the proS gene encoding proline--tRNA ligase: protein MENDFVKEITSKTEDFSQWYVDVILKTELADYSPVRGCMVIRPYGYALWENIQKLLDDRLKATGHKNAYFPLFIPESLLQKESEHVEGFAPEVAWVTHGGDEELAERLAVRPTSETIICNMYSKWIKSWRDLPVLINQWCNVVRWEKSTKPFLRTAEFLWQEGHTAHRTDTEAEEETLRILDIYQDLVEKDLSLPVIKGVKSESEKFAGALKTYTIEALMGDGRALQAGTSHNLGQHFAKAYDITYLDTDGQLKYVWQTSWGVTTRLIGAIVMVHGDDRGLKLPPVIAPIQAILVPILGKQKETVLAKADEILAQLKDDIRIEIDSRDEYTPGWKFNEWEMRGVPVRIEIGPKDIQKHQVVLVRRDTGEKYFVDESELLPRLKELLDDIQNNMFLQAKKFMDDNIRETDNFEEFREIIEAKRGFIKSHWCGSPDCEKHIKEQTGATLRCIPFSEELNTGKCIICGKESNTTAYFAKSY from the coding sequence ATGGAAAATGATTTTGTAAAAGAGATTACATCGAAAACCGAAGATTTTTCGCAATGGTACGTAGATGTCATACTTAAAACCGAATTGGCAGATTATTCCCCCGTCCGAGGTTGCATGGTTATAAGGCCTTATGGTTATGCTTTGTGGGAAAATATACAAAAGCTTTTAGATGACCGTTTAAAGGCTACTGGACATAAAAATGCTTATTTCCCTTTATTTATACCAGAATCCCTTTTGCAAAAAGAAAGTGAGCATGTGGAAGGTTTCGCTCCGGAAGTGGCGTGGGTGACTCATGGAGGCGATGAAGAATTAGCTGAACGCTTAGCTGTAAGACCCACTTCTGAAACGATAATATGCAATATGTATTCCAAATGGATAAAGTCGTGGAGAGACTTGCCGGTACTTATAAATCAGTGGTGCAATGTGGTCCGCTGGGAAAAAAGCACAAAACCATTTTTGCGCACTGCTGAATTTCTTTGGCAAGAAGGCCATACAGCTCATCGCACCGATACAGAAGCAGAAGAAGAGACTTTAAGAATACTTGATATATATCAAGATCTTGTGGAAAAAGATTTATCCCTGCCGGTTATAAAAGGAGTAAAATCCGAGAGTGAAAAATTTGCAGGGGCATTAAAAACTTATACCATTGAAGCTCTCATGGGAGACGGTAGAGCGCTTCAGGCAGGAACTTCCCATAATCTTGGACAGCATTTTGCAAAAGCATATGATATAACTTATTTAGATACAGATGGTCAGCTAAAATATGTATGGCAGACCTCCTGGGGTGTTACTACTAGGCTGATAGGAGCCATTGTTATGGTTCACGGCGATGATCGCGGCCTAAAACTGCCGCCTGTTATAGCTCCTATTCAAGCAATTCTCGTACCTATTTTAGGCAAGCAAAAAGAAACAGTGCTTGCTAAAGCTGACGAGATTTTAGCTCAACTGAAAGACGACATAAGAATTGAAATAGACAGCCGAGATGAATATACTCCCGGATGGAAATTTAATGAATGGGAAATGCGCGGGGTACCGGTGCGCATCGAAATAGGGCCTAAAGATATTCAAAAACATCAGGTAGTTCTTGTAAGAAGAGATACCGGAGAAAAATACTTTGTTGATGAATCAGAGCTGCTCCCTCGATTAAAAGAATTACTGGATGACATACAAAACAACATGTTCTTGCAGGCTAAAAAATTCATGGACGATAACATTAGAGAAACTGACAACTTTGAAGAATTTAGAGAAATCATAGAAGCCAAACGCGGCTTTATAAAATCTCACTGGTGCGGCAGCCCTGATTGCGAAAAACATATAAAGGAGCAGACAGGAGCAACCTTAAGATGCATTCCGTTTTCAGAGGAGCTCAATACCGGTAAGTGCATAATATGTGGAAAAGAATCTAACACAACTGCTTATTTTGCAAAATCTTATTAG
- a CDS encoding glycosyltransferase family 2 protein, whose translation MKIAAVIPAYNEEKTIGGVLEPLCAHELIDEVIVISDGSSDNTAKIAKAYRTIVIELEKNQGKTNAVLLGVKSTDADIILMLDADLIGLKREHITQLIWPVADGQADMTIGIFKFGRGATDFAQKIAPFLSGQRGVKRTLFCKLEKHNVQDYGIEMALTLVAAKEKINVKQVYLSNLTHVMKEEKRGLVIGFLSRMKMYFDIMTSVVKFKINENASS comes from the coding sequence ATGAAGATCGCTGCTGTAATACCCGCTTATAATGAAGAAAAAACAATAGGCGGTGTTCTAGAGCCGCTATGCGCCCATGAGCTAATAGATGAAGTTATTGTTATAAGTGACGGCTCAAGCGATAATACTGCAAAAATAGCAAAAGCGTATAGAACTATCGTAATCGAACTTGAGAAAAATCAAGGAAAAACAAATGCGGTACTATTAGGAGTAAAAAGTACTGATGCTGACATTATTTTAATGCTTGACGCAGATTTAATAGGACTTAAGCGCGAACATATAACTCAGCTTATTTGGCCGGTAGCAGATGGCCAGGCCGATATGACCATAGGCATATTTAAGTTTGGCAGAGGTGCAACAGATTTTGCTCAAAAAATTGCCCCATTTCTTTCTGGCCAGAGAGGTGTAAAGCGAACGCTTTTTTGCAAGCTTGAAAAACACAATGTGCAAGATTATGGCATAGAAATGGCGCTAACTCTAGTGGCTGCGAAAGAAAAAATAAATGTTAAACAAGTTTATCTTTCAAATCTTACACATGTTATGAAAGAAGAGAAAAGAGGTTTAGTAATAGGCTTTTTGTCGAGAATGAAGATGTACTTTGACATAATGACCAGTGTTGTAAAATTTAAAATAAACGAAAATGCATCTTCATAG